Within Streptomyces sp. NBC_00704, the genomic segment GCCCGGGCGGGCCTCACCAGTGGTGAGGCGGCCCGGCTCGTGGGCTGGCACCAGTCCAAGGTGAGCCGCATCGAGACGGGCACCAGTGGATCGAAACCGGCCGATGTGCGGTTACTCCTCGACGCCTACGGCGTGACCGACCAGCGGCTGCGGGATCTGATGCTGGCGTTGGCGGGCGCGGGCGGCGGCGGGGGCCGGGACCACTGGTGGCACGCCTACCGCGGGGTGCTGCCGCCCGCCTACCGGGACTTCATCAGCCTGGAGGCGCAGGCGAGTGCCATGCGCACGCTGGAGACGAGCGTGGTGCCGGGTCTGCTGCAGACGCCCGAGTACGCGCGCGCGGTGACCAGCGCGGCCGTGGAGGGCGTCGAGGAGGAGCAGCTCGACACCCTGGTGGAGGTGCGGCTCGCACGGCAGGACGTGCTGCGCGCGCAGCCGCCGCTGGAACTCAGCGCGGTGCTCGACGAGGCGGTGCTGCGGCGGGAGGTGGGCGGCCCCGAGGTGATGGCCCGCCAGCTCGCCCGGCTCGCCGAGGCCGCCCGGCTGCCCCAGGTGCGGCTGCAGATTCTGCCGTTCTCGGCCGGTGCCCATATCGGGGTAACCGGCCCTTTC encodes:
- a CDS encoding helix-turn-helix domain-containing protein, translated to MQHGPAVRRRKLGAELRGLRARAGLTSGEAARLVGWHQSKVSRIETGTSGSKPADVRLLLDAYGVTDQRLRDLMLALAGAGGGGGRDHWWHAYRGVLPPAYRDFISLEAQASAMRTLETSVVPGLLQTPEYARAVTSAAVEGVEEEQLDTLVEVRLARQDVLRAQPPLELSAVLDEAVLRREVGGPEVMARQLARLAEAARLPQVRLQILPFSAGAHIGVTGPFVIFSFSRTSDLDVVVLDHLTSSLYLERKEDLQAYTEAFNALRAHALSPEDSSDYLAATAAGA